A portion of the Homalodisca vitripennis isolate AUS2020 chromosome 2, UT_GWSS_2.1, whole genome shotgun sequence genome contains these proteins:
- the LOC124353915 gene encoding ATP-binding cassette sub-family F member 1 produces MAPKKGKASKKDDFEDDDSVTESKTQKPSIKKKSKTKKVDDSSDELNNELNNVDSDNDNHASKQTKKDKKKQKNKGKDEADLDKPKDNSDTQSTSKSSTTKPAAAKKKQKGKGKGQDWDSDKEPDIDLLNQKDSDSEDYDVKPKTSLASKKQKKKTKVMKKVESEEDSGAESAGSDIDSLSEGISGMDVNSTSKNNELSSSNSQEKLQENLANSEKSQVKKTTSEDSINDSVEKDNKDEIEDPVANGEPTVDSQKKMTHKEKKKLKKEMEYKKQVEFLTKKGGQGHSELGDNFTVSQSQKTAGQLQALENAVDIKIENFSISAKGNDLFVNATLLIAHGRRYGLVGPNGHGKTTLLRHIENRAFAIPPNIDILYCEQEVVADDLSAVESVLKADVKRTELLAECKKLEGEQEKGNTSEAVQERLKEVYEELKAIGADSAEPRARRILAGLGFSRSMQDRPTKSFSGGWRMRVSLARALFLEPTLLLLDEPTNHLDLNAVIWLDNYLQGWKKTLLIVSHDQSFLDNVCNEIIHLDQQKLHYYKGNYSMFKKMYVQKRKEMNKEYEKQEKRIKELKAHGQSKKQAEKKTKEALTRKQEKNRSSKTQKNEEDRAPPELLQKPKDYIVKFSFPDPPPLQPPILGLHNVTFAYSGQKPLFINCDFGIDLSSRVAIVGPNGVGKSTFLNLLTGDLTPLQGDHRKNHRLRIGKFDQHSGEHLTAEETPSEYLMRLFDLPYEKARKQLGTFGLVSHAHTIKMKDLSGGQKARVALAELCLNAPDVVILDEPTNNLDIESIDALADAINEYKGGVIIVSHDERLIRETDCTLWVIEDQTINEVDGDFDDYRKELLESLGEVINNPSIAANQAVQQ; encoded by the coding sequence ATGGCTCCCAAGAAAGGTAAAGCTTCTAAAAAAGATGACTTTGAAGATGATGACAGTGTTACAGAATCAAAAACACAAAAGCCAtcaattaaaaagaaaagtaaaactaaaaaggtGGATGACTCAAGTGATGAACTAAATAATGAGCTTAATAATGTAGATTCCGATAATGATAATCACGCTTCAAAACAgacaaaaaaagacaaaaagaAACAGAAAAACAAGGGCAAAGATGAAGCTGATTTAGATAAACCGAAAGATAACTCGGATACTCAATCTACCAGTAAGTCTTCAACAACAAAACCAGCTGCTGCAAAAAAGAAACAGAAAGGAAAGGGGAAGGGTCAAGACTGGGATAGTGATAAAGAGCCTGAtatagatttattaaatcaaaaagaTAGTGATTCTGAGGACTATGACGTTAAACCCAAAACTTCATTGGCGTCAAAGAAAcagaagaagaaaacaaaagttaTGAAGAAAGTAGAGAGTGAAGAAGACTCTGGAGCTGAAAGTGCAGGTAGTGATATTGACAGTTTATCTGAAGGTATTTCCGGAATGGATGTAAATTCCACttctaaaaataatgaattaagttcCAGCAATTCTCAAGAGAAATTGCAAGAAAACTTGGCAAATTCAGAAAAATCACAAGTTAAAAAGACTACCTCTGAGGACTCAATAAATGATTCAGTTGAAAAAGATAATAAGGATGAAATTGAAGACCCAGTTGCTAATGGTGAACCCACTGTAGATAGCCAGAAGAAAATGACACATAAAGAGAAAAAGAAATTGAAGAAAGAGATGGAGTATAAAAAACAAGTGGAGTTTTTAACCAAGAAAGGTGGCCAAGGTCATAGTGAGCTTGGAGATAACTTCACAGTCTCCCAATCCCAGAAGACAGCAGGTCAGCTGCAAGCCTTGGAGAATGCTGTAGATATTAAAATTGAGAACTTCAGCATTTCGGCCAAAGGCAATGACCTGTTTGTTAATGCCACTTTGCTAATTGCTCATGGCCGACGATACGGGCTTGTTGGCCCTAATGGCCATGGAAAGACCACACTTTTGAGACACATTGAGAACAGAGCATTTGCAATACCGCCTAACATAGACATCCTATACTGTGAACAAGAAGTGGTAGCAGACGACTTGTCGGCAGTAGAGTCTGTCCTGAAAGCGGATGTCAAAAGAACCGAACTGTTGGCTGAATGCAAGAAGCTGGAAGGGGAGCAGGAAAAGGGGAATACGTCTGAAGCTGTTCAAGAGCGGTTGAAAGAGGTCTATGAGGAACTAAAGGCAATAGGAGCAGATTCAGCTGAGCCACGTGCAAGGAGGATTCTTGCTGGTCTTGGATTTTCAAGATCAATGCAGGATCGACCCACTAAGAGTTTCTCTGGAGGATGGCGAATGAGAGTATCTTTAGCTAGAGCTCTTTTCCTAGAACCAACACTGTTGTTACTGGATGAACCGACAAACCATCTAGATCTGAATGCTGTTATTTGGTTGGATAACTACCTCCAGGGCTGGAAAAAGACTCTCTTAATTGTCTCTCACGACCAGAGCTTTTTAGACAATGTGTGTAATGAGATAATCCACCTGGATCAACAGAAACTTCATTATTATAAGGGCAACTATAGCAtgttcaaaaaaatgtatgtCCAGAAGCGGAAAGAGATGAACAAGGAATATGAAAAGCAGGAGAAACGTATTAAGGAATTAAAAGCGCATGGGCAGTCCAAGAAACAGGCAGAGAAGAAGACAAAGGAAGCTCTTACCAGAAAACAAGAGAAGAATCGTAGCAGTAAAACTCAGAAGAATGAGGAAGATCGAGCACCCCCAGAGTTGTTGCAGAAACCAAAAGATTATATTGTGAAGTTCTCTTTTCCTGATCCTCCTCCATTGCAACCACCAATTTTGGGTTTGCACAATGTAACTTTTGCCTACAGTGGCCAGAAACCACTTTTTATCAATTGTGATTTCGGAATCGATTTGTCTTCACGGGTGGCCATTGTAGGCCCCAATGGTGTGGGAAAATCTACTTTCTTAAATCTTCTCACGGGAGATCTCACCCCCCTACAAGGAGATCATAGAAAGAATCATCGCTTGCGGATTGGAAAGTTCGACCAGCATTCAGGTGAACATCTGACAGCAGAAGAGACACCGTCTGAATACCTTATGAGGTTGTTTGATCTACCTTATGAAAAGGCACGAAAGCAACTTGGCACATTTGGTCTAGTCAGTCATGCCCATACGATCAAGATGAAGGATCTTTCAGGTGGACAGAAAGCTAGAGTAGCTCTCGCCGAGCTCTGTCTCAATGCTCCTGATGTTGTTATCCTTGATGAACCGACAAACAATTTGGATATCGAATCGATTGATGCGCTCGCTGATGCAATTAATGAATACAAAGGTGGTGTTATTATTGTTTCTCACGACGAACGGCTGATACGAGAGACGGACTGTACCCTTTGGGTGATTGAGGACCAAACAATCAACGAGGTGGATGGAGATTTTGATGATTATCGAAAGGAGTTGCTGGAGAGTCTTGGAGAAGTAATCAACAACCCAAGTATAGCAGCCAATCAAGCTGTACAGCAATAG